CGTGGGTCAGCCAGTTGCCGTAGATGATCTCGGAGATCTTGAGTCCGCTGTTGCCCAGGTACCTGAATCGCATGGCCCCACCCTAGACGGGGCGGTCACGGGATGGGCACGGTCCGGTCGGAGACGAGCCGCTTCATCACGAGCGTGGAGGTCAGTCGCTGGACCCCCGGCAGGCTGCCCAGCACCGAGTCGTAGAGCTCCTGGTAGGCCGCGAGGTCGCGCGTGAGCAGCCGGAGGATGTAGTCGGGTTCGCCGAACAGCCGCTGGGCGTCCACGATGTTCGGCACCTCGAGGGCCGCGGCCTCGAAGGCGGAGATGGTCTCCACGTCCGTGACCCCCAGGGTGACGAAGACGATCGCCTCGAAGCCCAGGCCCACGGCCTCGGGGACGAC
This genomic window from Citricoccus sp. SGAir0253 contains:
- a CDS encoding Lrp/AsnC family transcriptional regulator, translating into MDGISREMLSLLQEDGRMSATDLAQRVGLSLSSCHRRLKDLEQSGVIERYRAVVVPEAVGLGFEAIVFVTLGVTDVETISAFEAAALEVPNIVDAQRLFGEPDYILRLLTRDLAAYQELYDSVLGSLPGVQRLTSTLVMKRLVSDRTVPIP